In Tursiops truncatus isolate mTurTru1 chromosome X, mTurTru1.mat.Y, whole genome shotgun sequence, the following proteins share a genomic window:
- the LOC141277651 gene encoding uncharacterized protein — protein sequence MTHYQTLLLNSDRIKFAPATGLNPATLLPDPDLEGSTIIHDCQEVLAAAHGSRPDLMDLPLPDADFTWFTDGSSFLEEGKRRTGAAVVDGNQVIWAAALPQGTSAQRAELIALTRALEMAENKKVNIYTDSRYAFATAHIHGAIYQQRGLLTSGGKEIKNKDEIVALLTALMLPTKVSIIHCPGHQKGNTPIIRGNNMADQVAREIASGEVILGLSDKVPEKPGRDEEIIPATTKGTLSPQQAESMLQQMHRWTHLGTKKMVALLQKAGYETPGMTKLAEQTVQECVPCQQVNAHKGKLETGKRLRGDRPGTYWEVDFTEVRPGRYGNKYLLVFVDTFSGWIEAFPTKKETAAVVAKKILEEIFPRFGASKVIGSDNGPAFVAQVSQDVARYLGTDWKLHCAYRPQSLGQVERMNRTLKETLTKLSLETGGTDWTVLLPLALFRVRNTPSRYHLTPFEILYGAPPPLLTLGKEIKPDCQNNTDLYARLLGLQLVQKEIWSQLAKAYQPGTPGETHPFQVGDSVYVRRHRTQMLEPRWKGPYTVLLTTPTAIKVDGIAAWIHASHVKAAPATASSGWRAQRTDNPLKLKLLRT from the coding sequence atgacccattaccaaaccctgttgctaaactcagatcgcatcaagtttgctccagccacaggactcaatccagccaccttgctacctgatcctgacttggaaggctccaccatcatacatgattgtcaggaagtactggccgcagcacacggcagtaggccagatctgatggacctgcccctccctgatgctgatttcacctggttcacggatgggagcagtttcctggaggaaggtaagcgtcgaactggggcagccgtggtagacggaaatcaagtcatatgggcagcggcgctaccacaagggacctcagcccaacgagctgaattaattgccctgacgagggcattagagatggcagagaataaaaaagtaaacatctacacagacagtagatatgcgtttgctaccgctcatatccacggtgccatttaccaacagagagggctactaacttcaggtggcaaagaaattaaaaacaaagacgaaatcgtggctttgttgactgcactcatgcttcctactaaagtcagtatcatccactgccctggacatcaaaaaggaaataccccaataattaggggaaataatatggctgaccaagtggcccgagaaatagcatcgggagaagtcattttaggactgtcagataaagttcctgaaaaaccaggccgcgatgaagaaatcatcccggccacaacaaaaggaactttgtcccctcagcaagcagaatccatgttacaacagatgcacagatggacacatttggggactaaaaagatggtagccttgttacaaaaagccgggtacgaaacccctggaatgacaaaattagctgaacaaactgtgcaggaatgcgtcccatgtcaacaggtaaatgctcacaaagggaaacttgaaactggaaagagactcaggggggaccgcccaggaacttactgggaagtggactttaccgaagtgcgtcctggaaggtacggtaataaataccttttagtttttgtagacactttttcaggatggatagaggctttcccaacaaagaaagaaacagctgctgtagtagccaagaagattttagaagaaatttttcctcgatttggagcatcaaaggtaatagggtctgataatggtccagccttcgtcgcccaggtaagtcaggatgtggccagatatttggggactgattggaaattacattgtgcctatagaccccaaagtttaggtcaggtagaaagaatgaataggactctaaaagagaccctaactaaattgtccttggagactggcggtaccgattggacggtgctccttcctttggccctattccgggttagaaatacaccttcccgataccatcttactccttttgaaatattatatggtgccccgcctcccctcctcactttaggaaaagaaataaaacctgattgtcaaaataacactgacttatatgctaggctactgggactccaattggtccagaaagaaatatggtcccaactcgccaaggcctatcaaccgggaacaccgggagaaactcatcctttccaagtcggagactccgtatacgtccgtcggcatcgaacccagatgttggaacctcgatggaaaggaccatacaccgtcctcctcaccaccccaacggccataaaagtggacggcatcgctgcctggatccatgcttcacatgtgaaggctgcaccagcgacggcatcatcaggatggcgggcccaaagaaccgacaacccgctcaaactcaagcttctacgaacctaa